In Chlorobiota bacterium, the sequence CTCTCTCTCATGTTTTCTGCGGGCGGCCTGTTCATCATGGTTCATCGGTGCGTTGCCTTTTCACCCTATCTCATTCACGCTATCTCAGCTGGGTGTTCTTTGGGCTGGAGCGTTAGATTTTTTTGCTGGTCGCCAGATCGTACTGCACTTGAACTGTCATTGAGGTGGCCGGCTGCGCCAGGCGATAGAGTACCGGGGAAGATTTGTCAATGCGCTTGGTGAACCTTATCGGCTCGTATTGGCGCTTGCCGGTGGCCTGGCCGCTGGCAGCATCACGCGGGGTCTTCACGGCGTTGCTGGTTGTGCCCGATGCCTCCAGCACGTGGGGCACCACAAAAGTTTTGCGGGATTCGGCGGTCCCGTCGCCATCTGCGTCGGCGGTTTGCACGTTAATCGTCACTTGCCCCGAACCCTCCACCGGCGCGCCGTTCCGCTGCTTGACGGTGAACTTGTAGTTTCCGGCGGGTAAGTCTTGCAAGGTGATCGCCGCGCTGTTCCCCTCAATCGGTATTGTCTGCTTCCCTTTCGCCCCCTCGATCTCCAGGAAGTAATCGCTGGCGGCGAAGGCGGTTGTGTGGGCGATAAAGCCAAGGGCCAGTGCAAGCGTTGCTGCGAACAGTGTGCGGAAGTTGCGTGGTGTCTTCATGGTCGTGTGTTCCTGTTGGTTTGGTATTGGTTTGTTGGTCTGTTTGCTGTTGCAAGAGAATCAGGCGTCTGTTCTGTTGATTGCCGTTGGCGTTTGTGTTTCTGTTTGCCGTTGTTCAATCAACACTTACCAACCTATGATTCTGGCTTAAAGGGTTCTTAAAAGGGATGGGTGGACAAAAAAAATCCGCCAAACAGGGTGGCGGATAGATGCCTGCGAAGGGAGGAAAGGGGCTGGGTAAAAGAAAAAATCGGCAAAATTTTTCTAAATCTGCCGCTTTATGCTTCTGCGAAAAAAAATATCGCCCAGCCCGTTAGTTGATATTTTTTTTCTGGTGTGGATTTCGTTCGCCTTGGTGGCCGTTGGGCAGCGGGCTGGCTGGTGAGGTGAACCGCCAGTTTTACACTTCGCTATCGTGGGATGCGTAACCCTTTCGGCGATTTGTGTTCTTATCTTTGGCCAACGCTACGGTTGGTTCTTCCTTCCATATTACACTGCATCCAGGCCTTGCATGAGAGTATCCGCTGCCTTGCCGCTGAATCCTCGGTTGACCCTTGCCATTGCTTGCTCCCTTTGGATTATGCTGCCAACGCTTCTGCGTGCTGGCGGGTGGACCCAGGAGCTGGGAAAGATTTATGGGAAGATCACCTACGGAACGTCGTCCGCCAATGAAGTCTATCGGTTCGATGGTGAGCTGAAATTCCCGACCGACAACCCGCCATTCACCGTCCGCGATTATCCGCTGGCCGACCGCAGCTTGTTCCTGTATGCCGAGTATGGCCTGTTCGATGACTTGACGCTGATTGGCAATCTGGCACTCAAGCGTTCCATCATCACCACGCCGGTGGAGCGGATCGAAACGCAAGGCATTGCCGACGTTGGCCTTGCAGCCAAGTACCGATTGTGGCAGAAGGATGCCCACGTGGTGTCGGCCACGTTGGGGGTGGCAATCCCCACCGGCTACACCCGCGACCTTACGCCGCCGCTTGGTTCGGGGAATGTGAACCTTGATGTTGCCGCCAACTACGGCTATTCGTTCTGGCCTCTTCCGGCCTACGCCACCGCTTCGGCGGGCTACCGGTTGCGCCCGTCAATTTTTGTTGGCAACACCGAAACCGCCACCTACCAGGACCCCAATTACGCCGATGAATTGTTCGTGGATGCCGAAGCTGGCTACACCATTGCCGACCTTGTGCTGGTCCATGGCGTGGCCCGATTCCTCACCTCCACCCGAATCGGCACCAACGACTTCGATATCCAACATCCCCCCGAGACTCAGCAATATCTAAAGGTGGGGGGCGGGGCAATCATCCGGCTGCCGGAAGGCTTCGAGCTGGGCGCGGACCTGCTGGTGACACCAATGGGGAAGAAAGCCAGCAACAGCCTTGACGTGATGATTGGCCTGGCTTGGAGCGGGAAGATTATTGGAACCACCCCCCAATAACCAAAGCTGCGGCAGAAGCCAATGGCTGAAAGATCACCGAAAAAAAACGGGCAACACCAAGACTTTTGTAACTGACCACTGATAGATACTTGAGACCATGCTTGACCGGAGAACATTCTTAAAAATTGGCGGCGTTGGGATTGCTGGCGTTGTGCTGGTTCCGCTCCTTGATGGCTGCGAACAGCACACCGTAACGCCACTAACCGCACCTGAGTTGGTCCCATTCCTGACACCGCAAGCCCAGCTGTTTGTGCAGCATGGTGGCGAAGGAAGCATCCCCACTTGGACGATGCCCGACATCAAGCAAGAGGAGTGGAAGTTGGAGATTGGGCGGCAGTTAGGGGCAACGTTCTCCAACAACCTCACCATCACCTTTGCCGATTTGATGCAGGCAAAGGCCGACGGGGCGGAGATCACCTTCCTGAAGACGATGCAGTGCATTTTGGAAAGCCCGCTGCGGGTGTCGGCAACCGGCTACACCGGCAACGCCTACTGGACCGGAATCCCACTGAAGCACTTCCTTGATAAGGCCGGGATTGATTACAACCTCAATCGCCGCATCCTTCTGTACGGAGCCGATAAGCCCTCCGACGGGTCGCGCCAGTTCGGCTTTATCAACAACCTGACGGTTGACCGAATCATCAACGGCGAGTCGCAAGGGCTTTTCCCGCCAATCTTGGCCTACGCCATGAACGGCGAACCGCTCACCCGCGAACACGGCTTCCCGGTGCGGCTGATTGTCCATGAGATGTACGGCTTCAGCAACGTGAAATGGCTGGTACGGGCCTCGGCCACACAAGCCCCGCAGGACACCGGGACCTATCAGCTGGAAGGCTACACCGAGCGGGTGATCCAGGCCAGCAGCCGCGGCACGTCGGTCCGTGAAGGGGTTTCCATTCCCCGTGGCGAGACGGTGATTCGGGGCTTTGCAATCAGCGGCCACGCGGCGATTTCCACCGTGGAGATCAGCATTGACGGCGGCCCTTTTGCGCCGGCCACCATTACCCCGCTGGCCGAGATTCAGGACCAAGAAAGCCTTCCCCCTTCCATCCAGCAGCTATCGAAAGGAACGGCCTATCCGTACCAGGGCGTTTGGACCCCGTGGACCTTCCGGTGGGACGCGCCCGGGGGAACGCACACCATTGCAATCCGCGCCACCGATGCCGCCGGCAACACCCAGCCGGACCCCGACGACAGCATCAGCGATGGCCAAAACGGTGTGGTGAAGTATAAAGTGACCGTCAGCTAAACAACGGCCGCCCGGCGGCTCCACACATCCGCGATACCCGATACTCAGCTATTCAACAGTTCCCATGATTCAATCATTCTGGAAAACAATCGCCTTCGCGCTGCTCCTTCTTGCCGTTGGTTGCGACGCGCTGGACCCCGCGCCGGAAGCCACCATCACCAAAGTTGGGGGCGATCCGCCGCTGGAGCAAACGGGCAAAGCGTTGTACGAACGCAACTGCGCCAACTGCCACGGGCTGGATGGAATCTCCGTCTCCCCAGATGTCACCCAGATGAAAGGGTGGACCAGCACCTCCACCGGCACGTTCGGGAAACTTGACACGACCATGACCCAAGGCCCCAGCGGAATGCCACGGTTCGACACGCTGGACACCGAAGCGCGAATGAAAATTTATGAGCACATGAAAACCTTGTAGCCAACGCCAATCACGCGTAGCAAGCTGGCACAAGTGGGGAACTTGTGCCAGCATTGTTTTCCCCCTTCGCACCACTATTTTTCGCCGCAATCGTTCTTCCATTTTAGCTGCCGAACCGCTCTGAACCGCTCATTTCAACAACGCCTTGCCGATGGTCCCATCTTGATGGATGGCTCCATCGAATCCACGCTTCGCGCCCGCGGCCACCGCGAGCACCCGGTGGAACTCTACAACCTGAAGAACCCGTTCCTGATCGAGAAGCTCCACCGCGAATTTCTGGAGGCGGGGGCGGAGATTATCCAAAGCAACACCGCCGGCGCAAACGCCCTGACGCTGGCGGCGCACGGCCTGCACGACAAGGTCTATGAGATCAACCGGAAAGGTGTGTGGCAGGCGCGGCAGGCGGCGGTTGGCCGGGCGTACGTTGCCGGGGTGGTGGGGCCGGTGGGGAAGTTCCTTGCTCCGATTGGCAAGCTCCATCACGAGGATGTTCGCGAGGCCGCAATGGCCCAGCTTCACGCACTGCTGGACGGCGGTTGCGACCTGCTTCTGCTGAAATCATTCATCGAGATTGAGGAGCTGGAGATTGTGTTGGAAGCGGCGCGCCATATCTCCGCCGATATTCCGATCATCGCCCACAAAACCTTCCCCGAGGATGCTGCAGTGCTGGCCACCGAGTTCCCGCGCCAGATTGCTGCACGAATCGCACGGCACGGCGTTGCCGCCATTGGGTCCAACGGAACCGTTGGGCCAAACCGGATGCTTGCCATTGTCCGCTCGCTTGCTGGCGTGGGTGAGCTTCACGGGGGGATTCATCTTTCGGCGCAGCCAGACATTGGGATACCAACGCTGGTGGATGGCCAACCGGTGTACAACGCCACGATTGAGTACGTTGCCAACTCCGTCAAATCGTTGGTGGAGCATGGCGTGACGGTGGTGGGGGCCGACGGCGGCGCGTTGCCCGAGCATATCCGCGCCATCCGCGAAGCGATTGATGGATTGCCGGTGGGGAAGCCGGAAATAAAAGTGAAAAAAAAGAAGGAGCCGCAGGATCAGGGGAACGCCGCCAACCAGCAGGGAAGCCGCTTCCACCAATCGCTTGGCCGGAAGTTCCTGGTCACTGTGGAGCTTGACGTGCCGCGTGGTGTGGAGATGGAGCATCTGTTCGAGTCCGCCGAATACCTGCACCAGCATGGGATTGATGCCGTCAACATCAGCGACGGCGCGCGGGCGCGGCTTCGGATGAGTTCCATCACCATCAGCCACCTTATCGCCCAGCGGACCGGGATGGAGTGCATCACCCACCTTTCCTGCCGCGACCGCAACATGGTGGGGTTGCAGGCGGAGCTGCTGGGGGCGCACGCGCTTGGCTTGCGGAACATCCTTGCCGTCACGGGGGACCCCACCCACATTGGCGATTACCCCTATGCCACTTCGGTCTATGATGTTGATTCGGTTGGATTGATCCGCACGCTTACCCGCATGAACGGCGGCGAGGATTTGATGGGGAACCCGGTGGGAAGTGGCGGAACGAACTTCATGGTTGCCTGCGCGGTGAACCCAATGGCGTTCGACATTGAACGGGAGATTGAGCGGTTGGAACGCAAGGTGGCCGAGGGGGCGCACGTGGCCTTCACGCAGCCGATGTTCGAGGCCGCCACCGTGCGCCAGCTGCTTTCCCGAACCGAGCATCTGAACATCCCGATCATGGTTGGAGTGATGCCGTTACGGAGCGCGCTTCATGCCGAATTTTTGCACCACGAACTTCCTGGAATGTTCATCCCCGAGGCGATTCAGCAGCGGATGAAAGGGGCGGCGCAACCGTTGGAGGAAGGGGTGGAGATTGCTGTGGAATTCCTGCAAAGCATCGCCGACGTTCGGGAGCGGATCGCGGGGATGTATATCATGCCCCCGGGGAAGCGGTTCGACATGATCGTGGAGATTCTGCGGCGGATGCAGGGCTAATCTTGCCCCGCCCGCCGCAGCCGAATGAATCCAACCGAAATGAATCCAACCGAAGGGATTGCCTTATCCCCCAACGCTTGCGGCGTTCCTTGCCATTTCTTCCCCCATTCGGAGTGCCGCGCTGGTCATAATATCCAAGTTCCCGGCGTAGTTCGGAAGGTAGTGGCCCGCCCCTTCCACCTCCAACAAGCAGGTAACTTTCAGCCCGCTGAAGGGGCCAACGCCGGGGATGGTGACGTTCACTTCGTCAAAGATTGGGGGCTTTAGCAAACGGTAGCCAGGGACGTACTCCGCAACCCGCGCAACAACGTTGGCAATGGATTCGGCAATCCTTTCCTGGCTGGCGGGGGCGCAAAAAGTATAAACGGTGTCGCGCATGATCAGGGGCGGCTCGGCAGGGTTCAGGATGATGATGGCTTTCCCCCGTTTTGCCCCGCCAATCAGCTCGATGGCGCGCGCGGTGGTTTGGGTGAATTCATCAATGTTGGCGCGGGTTCCCGGCCCGGCGGACTTGCTGGCGATGGATGCCACAATCTCACCATACTCCACCGCTGCCACCTGGCTTACGGCCCACACAATCGGAATGGTTGCTTGGCCGCCACACGTCACCATGTTCACGTTTGGGGCGTTGATATGCTCCTGCAAGTTCGCCACCGGTATCACGTAGGGGCCAATGGCTGCCGGGGTTAAATCCACCACACGTTTCCCATGCTTCTGCAGAACCTCCGCGTGGTGCAGATGCGCCCTGGCGGAGGTGGCGTCGAACACAAGGTCAATCTCTGGAAACAGCGGATGGTTCACCAATCCATCAATCCCTTCGTGGGTGGTGGCCACCCCCATGTTTTGGGCGCGGCGCAACCCGTCGGAATTGGGGTCAATCCCCACAAACACCCCCATGCGAAGGTGCTTGGCGTTCCGAAGAATTTTCACCATAAGGTCGGTCCCAATGTTCCCAGAACCGATGATCGCGACAGTTGAAGCCATGTGTGTGTGATATGTGTTGAGAAAATTGTGCGCGGAAGCGACCCCGATTCAATCGGGACGGTAGCGGCCCCGACCTCCGTCGGGGCGGTAGCGGCCCCGACCTCCGTCGGGATTGATAACAGGTCTTTAGCCTGCCCAGTGAGATAACGCCGAAGGCTAAAGACCTTCGGCTACCCGGTCTTCGGTTACCGGAGTGGTAGCGACCCCGACCTCCGTCGGGGCGGTAGCGGCAGGTCTTTAGCCTGCCCAGTGAGATGACACCGAAGGCTAAAGACCTTCGGCTACCCGGTCTTCGGTTACCGGCGTGGTAGCGGCCCCGACCTCCGTCGGGGCGGTAGCGGCCCCGACCTCCGTCGGGATTGATAACAGGTCTTTAGCCTGCCCAGTCCCGACCTCCGTCGGGATTGATAACAGGTCTTTAGCCTGCCCAGTGAGATGACACCGAAGGCTAAAGACCTTCGGCTACCCGGTCTTGAGCTACCGGCGTGGTAGCGGCCCCGACCTCCGTCGGGGCGGTAGCGGCCCCGACCTCCGTCGGGATTGATAACAGGTCTTTAGCCTGCCCAGTGAGATGACACCGAAGGCTAAAGACCTTTGGCTACCCGGTCTTCGGTTACCCGACCTTCGGCTACCGGAGGTTGGGCTGACGGTTAAAACGTCACGGCGACTTCGCTCAGGCGGCCAACGTGGACGGTGATCCAATCGCCGGAAACCACCGGCTGGACCGGGCCAAGCGCGCCGGAAAGAATCACTTGCCCCGCCGAAAGCTGCTGGCCGAATTCCCCAAGCCGATTGGCCAGCCATGCAACCGCGTTCACCGGGTCCCCCATGCAGGCCGCTCCGGCTCCGGTGGAGGCCACGTGCCCATTTTTCCGAAGGGTCATTCCAATGGTTCGCAGGTCTATCTGGCGAAGCAATGCGGGCTGCGGGCCAAGCACGAACATTCCGCTGCTGGCGTTGTCGGCAACGGTGTCCTGGATGGTGATCTGCCAATCTTTCACCCGCGAGTCAATGATCTCGATGGCTGGCAGAACGCAGTCGGTGGCTTCAACCACCTGCGCCGGGGTGATGCCTGGGCCAACAAGGCATTTTTTCAGAACGAACGCAATCTCACCCTCCACCCGTGGTTGCAGCAGTTTGGTGATGTCGGCGCGGCCAGCGTTTGGGACCGCCATGTCGTCCAACAATCCCCCAAAATCTGGCTCGCTAACGTTCAGCCAATTCTGGACGGCGCGGCTGGTGATGCCAATTTTTTTGCCGACCATCCGCGCCCGTTTCCCGAACAGCCCCCGCTCGTTCATCCTGCGGTCCAGGTTGATTTGCTGGATTGCATAGGCATCCTGCAACGTCAGCGCGGGCCGAAGCTGAGTAAGCGGCTGGCACGGGGTTCCGGAAAACTGCGCATCCCACAGGATTGCGGCAAGGTCGGTGTTGTTCATGGTAGATAGGGAGGGAATCGGAAAATTGGCAGATGTTGAACCGGTTCGCGTGGCGGTTACTCCGCTTC encodes:
- a CDS encoding type VI secretion system tube protein Hcp, which encodes MKTPRNFRTLFAATLALALGFIAHTTAFAASDYFLEIEGAKGKQTIPIEGNSAAITLQDLPAGNYKFTVKQRNGAPVEGSGQVTINVQTADADGDGTAESRKTFVVPHVLEASGTTSNAVKTPRDAASGQATGKRQYEPIRFTKRIDKSSPVLYRLAQPATSMTVQVQYDLATSKKI
- a CDS encoding transporter: MRVSAALPLNPRLTLAIACSLWIMLPTLLRAGGWTQELGKIYGKITYGTSSANEVYRFDGELKFPTDNPPFTVRDYPLADRSLFLYAEYGLFDDLTLIGNLALKRSIITTPVERIETQGIADVGLAAKYRLWQKDAHVVSATLGVAIPTGYTRDLTPPLGSGNVNLDVAANYGYSFWPLPAYATASAGYRLRPSIFVGNTETATYQDPNYADELFVDAEAGYTIADLVLVHGVARFLTSTRIGTNDFDIQHPPETQQYLKVGGGAIIRLPEGFELGADLLVTPMGKKASNSLDVMIGLAWSGKIIGTTPQ
- a CDS encoding molybdopterin-dependent oxidoreductase; amino-acid sequence: MLDRRTFLKIGGVGIAGVVLVPLLDGCEQHTVTPLTAPELVPFLTPQAQLFVQHGGEGSIPTWTMPDIKQEEWKLEIGRQLGATFSNNLTITFADLMQAKADGAEITFLKTMQCILESPLRVSATGYTGNAYWTGIPLKHFLDKAGIDYNLNRRILLYGADKPSDGSRQFGFINNLTVDRIINGESQGLFPPILAYAMNGEPLTREHGFPVRLIVHEMYGFSNVKWLVRASATQAPQDTGTYQLEGYTERVIQASSRGTSVREGVSIPRGETVIRGFAISGHAAISTVEISIDGGPFAPATITPLAEIQDQESLPPSIQQLSKGTAYPYQGVWTPWTFRWDAPGGTHTIAIRATDAAGNTQPDPDDSISDGQNGVVKYKVTVS
- a CDS encoding c-type cytochrome, with the translated sequence MIQSFWKTIAFALLLLAVGCDALDPAPEATITKVGGDPPLEQTGKALYERNCANCHGLDGISVSPDVTQMKGWTSTSTGTFGKLDTTMTQGPSGMPRFDTLDTEARMKIYEHMKTL
- a CDS encoding bifunctional homocysteine S-methyltransferase/methylenetetrahydrofolate reductase; this encodes MGNLCQHCFPPSHHYFSPQSFFHFSCRTALNRSFQQRLADGPILMDGSIESTLRARGHREHPVELYNLKNPFLIEKLHREFLEAGAEIIQSNTAGANALTLAAHGLHDKVYEINRKGVWQARQAAVGRAYVAGVVGPVGKFLAPIGKLHHEDVREAAMAQLHALLDGGCDLLLLKSFIEIEELEIVLEAARHISADIPIIAHKTFPEDAAVLATEFPRQIAARIARHGVAAIGSNGTVGPNRMLAIVRSLAGVGELHGGIHLSAQPDIGIPTLVDGQPVYNATIEYVANSVKSLVEHGVTVVGADGGALPEHIRAIREAIDGLPVGKPEIKVKKKKEPQDQGNAANQQGSRFHQSLGRKFLVTVELDVPRGVEMEHLFESAEYLHQHGIDAVNISDGARARLRMSSITISHLIAQRTGMECITHLSCRDRNMVGLQAELLGAHALGLRNILAVTGDPTHIGDYPYATSVYDVDSVGLIRTLTRMNGGEDLMGNPVGSGGTNFMVACAVNPMAFDIEREIERLERKVAEGAHVAFTQPMFEAATVRQLLSRTEHLNIPIMVGVMPLRSALHAEFLHHELPGMFIPEAIQQRMKGAAQPLEEGVEIAVEFLQSIADVRERIAGMYIMPPGKRFDMIVEILRRMQG
- a CDS encoding acetaldehyde dehydrogenase (acetylating); this translates as MASTVAIIGSGNIGTDLMVKILRNAKHLRMGVFVGIDPNSDGLRRAQNMGVATTHEGIDGLVNHPLFPEIDLVFDATSARAHLHHAEVLQKHGKRVVDLTPAAIGPYVIPVANLQEHINAPNVNMVTCGGQATIPIVWAVSQVAAVEYGEIVASIASKSAGPGTRANIDEFTQTTARAIELIGGAKRGKAIIILNPAEPPLIMRDTVYTFCAPASQERIAESIANVVARVAEYVPGYRLLKPPIFDEVNVTIPGVGPFSGLKVTCLLEVEGAGHYLPNYAGNLDIMTSAALRMGEEMARNAASVGG
- a CDS encoding fumarylacetoacetate hydrolase family protein; amino-acid sequence: MNNTDLAAILWDAQFSGTPCQPLTQLRPALTLQDAYAIQQINLDRRMNERGLFGKRARMVGKKIGITSRAVQNWLNVSEPDFGGLLDDMAVPNAGRADITKLLQPRVEGEIAFVLKKCLVGPGITPAQVVEATDCVLPAIEIIDSRVKDWQITIQDTVADNASSGMFVLGPQPALLRQIDLRTIGMTLRKNGHVASTGAGAACMGDPVNAVAWLANRLGEFGQQLSAGQVILSGALGPVQPVVSGDWITVHVGRLSEVAVTF